From the genome of Seriola aureovittata isolate HTS-2021-v1 ecotype China chromosome 6, ASM2101889v1, whole genome shotgun sequence, one region includes:
- the mfn1b gene encoding mitofusin-1b isoform X1: protein MAAAPPLRRTDSARGEFSPLKHFVVAKKKISDVFEQLLNYVKETSEFVEETCGNKALENIASRDQKLEIQAYAGKLAIIKEVLARRHMKVAFFGRTSNGKSTVINAMLRDRVLPSGIGHTTNCFLSVEGTDDDKAYLKTEGSDEEKSIKTVNQLAHALHMDESLDAGCLVRVFWPKTKCALLRDDLVLVDSPGTDVTSQLDSWIDKFCLDADVFVLVANSESTLMNTEKHFFHKVNERLSKPNIFILNNRWDASANEPEYMEDVSRPSVSVSCQKEKHFTVTEYCMCHLSLQVRKQHTDRCVNFLVEELKVVEREQAPNRIFFVSAKEVLNSRMQRAQGMPETGGALAEGFQERLKEFQSFERRFEECISQSAVKTKFEQHTIRAKQITEKVKSIMDAINIEAAEKRVAALEDREYQMDRLEFVKNQLNLLIEDIKKKIKAISQDVESKVSNAMGEEICRLHVIVDEFQADFHPSPHVLKIYKSELLSHVEEGMGKNLAFRCSDAVNASVQSSQSYMIESMLPLLPSTVKSQVNMLVPSRKFDLSYDLNCATLCNDFQENIEFQFSLGWTSLVHRFLGSDNAQRALRLMDQNFQASRPALPLAHTPSSGPPSTISQPNHETALMTQEDLMVAMATNVASLTSRTSMSVIIVGGVVWRTVGWRLIALSASLYGLLYLYERLTWTTKAKERALKRQFVDYATEKLQLIVSFTSSNCSHQVQQEMATTFARLCQQVDQTQKELEAEISQLTAKIDQLETVQSCSKSLRHKATDLEKQLEAFTNQYLQPQQ, encoded by the exons ATGGCTGCAGCCCCTCCACTCAGACGGACAGATTCAGCTCGGGGGGAGTTTTCCCCTCTGAAGCACTTTGTTGTAGCCAAGAAGAAGATTAGCGATGTGTTTGAACAACTACTGAATTATGTGAAAGAGACTTCAGAGTTTGTAGAAG AAACCTGTGGGAATAAAGCTTTGGAGAACATTGCGAGTCGGGATCAAAAGTTGGAGATTCAGGCATATGCTGGCAAACTTGCCATCATTAAGGAGGTGCTCGCTCGCAGACACATGAAAGTTGCCTTTTTTGGCAG gACCAGTAATGGTAAAAGCACAGTGATCAATGCCATGCTGAGGGACCGCGTGCTGCCCAGCGGTATTGGCCACACCACAAACTGCTTCTTGAGTGTGGAAGGCACAGATGATGACAAGGCTTACCTCAAGACAGAGGGCTCAGATGAGGAGAAGAGCATCAAG ACTGTAAACCAGCTGGCTCACGCCCTTCACATGGATGAGAGTCTGGATGCCGGCTGTCTTGTACGCGTCTTCTGGCCAAAGACCAAGTGTGCTCTGCTTCGAGACGACCTGGTGCTCGTAGACAG CCCAGGGACAGATGTCACATCACAACTGGACAGCTGGATTGACAAGTTTTGTCTGGATGCTGATGTCTTTGTGCTGGTGGCCAACTCTGAATCCACTCTCATGAACACG GAAAAGCACTTTTTTCACAAAGTGAATGAACGTCTGTCAAAGCCAAACATCTTCATCCTCAACAACCGCTGGGACGCCTCAGCAAATGAACCAGAATACATGGAGGATGTGAGTCGGCCCTCTGTATCTGTCTCATGtcagaaagagaaacattttactgttacagaatactgtatgtgtcacctctctctccaggtgagGAAGCAGCACACGGACCGTTGTGTCAACTTCCTGGTAGAGGAGTTGAAGGTTGTGGAGCGTGAGCAGGCACCCAACCgcattttctttgtctctgccaAAGAGGTCCTCAACTCCCGCATGCAGCGTGCACAGGGCATGCCCGAAACAg GTGGCGCTCTGGCTGAGGGcttccaggagagactgaaGGAGTTCCAGAGCTTTGAGAGGAGGtttgag GAGTGTATCTCGCAgtcagcagtgaaaacaaagtTTGAGCAGCACACTATCAGGGCCAAGCAGATCACAGAAAAAGTCAAGAGCATCATGGACGCCATCAACATCGAGGCAGCGGAGAAGAG AGTGGCAGCTCTGGAGGACAGAGAGTATCAGATGGACCGGCTGGAGTTTGTCAAGAATCAGCTCAACTTGCTGATTGAAGATATCAAGAAAAAGATCAAAGCCATAAGTCAAGACGTGGAGTCCAAG GTGTCCAACGCAATGGGGGAGGAGATCTGCCGTCTCCACGTAATCGTCGATGAGTTCCAAGCTGACTTCCACCCCTCACCTCATGTCCTCAAGATCTACAAGTCT GAGCTGCTATCTCACGTGGAGGAGGGAATGGGCAAGAACCTGGCCTTCCGCTGCTCTGACGCCGTGAACGCTTCTGTCCAGTCCTCGCAGAGTTACATGATAG AGAGCATGCTCCCTCTGCTTCCCTCTACGGTCAAGAGCCAAGTCAACATGCTGGTACCCAGCAGGAAGTTTGACTTGAGTTACGACCTAAACTGCGCCACACTCTGCAATGACTTCCAGGAGAACATTGAGTTTCAGTTTTCGTTGGGCTGGACATCGTTGGTCCACCGTTTCCTGGGATCTGACAATGCACAGAGAGCGCTCAGACTGATGGACCAGAACTTCCAG GCCTCTCGACCAGCACTGCCCCTGGCCCACACACCCTCCTCAGGACCCCCCTCCACCATATCTCAACCCAACCACGAGACAGCCCTCATGACCCAGGAGGACCTTATGGTAGCTATGGCAACCAATGTGGCTTCCCTCACCTCTCGCACTTCAATGAGTGTTATCATCGTCGGAGGAGTG gtgTGGAGAACTGTCGGCTGGAGGCTGATTGCCCTGTCGGCCTCGCTGTACGGCTTGTTGTACCTGTATGAGCGACTAACCTGGACCACAAAAGCAAAGGAGCGAGCTCTGAAGCGGCAATTTGTTGACTACGCAACCgagaagctgcagctcatcGTCAGCTTCACTAGTAGTAACTGCAGCCACCAGGTCCAACA GGAGATGGCTACGACCTTTGCTCGGCTCTGTCAGCAGGTGGACCAGACGCAGAAAGAGCTGGAGGCAGAAATCAGCCAACTGACAGCCAAGATAGATCAGCTGGAGACCGTCCAGAGCTGCTCCAAGAGCCTGCG acatAAAGCCACTGACCTGGAGAAGCAGTTGGAGGCATTCACAAACCAGTACCTGCAGCCTCAGCAGTGA
- the mfn1b gene encoding mitofusin-1b isoform X2: MAAAPPLRRTDSARGEFSPLKHFVVAKKKISDVFEQLLNYVKETSEFVEETCGNKALENIASRDQKLEIQAYAGKLAIIKEVLARRHMKVAFFGRTSNGKSTVINAMLRDRVLPSGIGHTTNCFLSVEGTDDDKAYLKTEGSDEEKSIKTVNQLAHALHMDESLDAGCLVRVFWPKTKCALLRDDLVLVDSPGTDVTSQLDSWIDKFCLDADVFVLVANSESTLMNTEKHFFHKVNERLSKPNIFILNNRWDASANEPEYMEDVRKQHTDRCVNFLVEELKVVEREQAPNRIFFVSAKEVLNSRMQRAQGMPETGGALAEGFQERLKEFQSFERRFEECISQSAVKTKFEQHTIRAKQITEKVKSIMDAINIEAAEKRVAALEDREYQMDRLEFVKNQLNLLIEDIKKKIKAISQDVESKVSNAMGEEICRLHVIVDEFQADFHPSPHVLKIYKSELLSHVEEGMGKNLAFRCSDAVNASVQSSQSYMIESMLPLLPSTVKSQVNMLVPSRKFDLSYDLNCATLCNDFQENIEFQFSLGWTSLVHRFLGSDNAQRALRLMDQNFQASRPALPLAHTPSSGPPSTISQPNHETALMTQEDLMVAMATNVASLTSRTSMSVIIVGGVVWRTVGWRLIALSASLYGLLYLYERLTWTTKAKERALKRQFVDYATEKLQLIVSFTSSNCSHQVQQEMATTFARLCQQVDQTQKELEAEISQLTAKIDQLETVQSCSKSLRHKATDLEKQLEAFTNQYLQPQQ, translated from the exons ATGGCTGCAGCCCCTCCACTCAGACGGACAGATTCAGCTCGGGGGGAGTTTTCCCCTCTGAAGCACTTTGTTGTAGCCAAGAAGAAGATTAGCGATGTGTTTGAACAACTACTGAATTATGTGAAAGAGACTTCAGAGTTTGTAGAAG AAACCTGTGGGAATAAAGCTTTGGAGAACATTGCGAGTCGGGATCAAAAGTTGGAGATTCAGGCATATGCTGGCAAACTTGCCATCATTAAGGAGGTGCTCGCTCGCAGACACATGAAAGTTGCCTTTTTTGGCAG gACCAGTAATGGTAAAAGCACAGTGATCAATGCCATGCTGAGGGACCGCGTGCTGCCCAGCGGTATTGGCCACACCACAAACTGCTTCTTGAGTGTGGAAGGCACAGATGATGACAAGGCTTACCTCAAGACAGAGGGCTCAGATGAGGAGAAGAGCATCAAG ACTGTAAACCAGCTGGCTCACGCCCTTCACATGGATGAGAGTCTGGATGCCGGCTGTCTTGTACGCGTCTTCTGGCCAAAGACCAAGTGTGCTCTGCTTCGAGACGACCTGGTGCTCGTAGACAG CCCAGGGACAGATGTCACATCACAACTGGACAGCTGGATTGACAAGTTTTGTCTGGATGCTGATGTCTTTGTGCTGGTGGCCAACTCTGAATCCACTCTCATGAACACG GAAAAGCACTTTTTTCACAAAGTGAATGAACGTCTGTCAAAGCCAAACATCTTCATCCTCAACAACCGCTGGGACGCCTCAGCAAATGAACCAGAATACATGGAGGAT gtgagGAAGCAGCACACGGACCGTTGTGTCAACTTCCTGGTAGAGGAGTTGAAGGTTGTGGAGCGTGAGCAGGCACCCAACCgcattttctttgtctctgccaAAGAGGTCCTCAACTCCCGCATGCAGCGTGCACAGGGCATGCCCGAAACAg GTGGCGCTCTGGCTGAGGGcttccaggagagactgaaGGAGTTCCAGAGCTTTGAGAGGAGGtttgag GAGTGTATCTCGCAgtcagcagtgaaaacaaagtTTGAGCAGCACACTATCAGGGCCAAGCAGATCACAGAAAAAGTCAAGAGCATCATGGACGCCATCAACATCGAGGCAGCGGAGAAGAG AGTGGCAGCTCTGGAGGACAGAGAGTATCAGATGGACCGGCTGGAGTTTGTCAAGAATCAGCTCAACTTGCTGATTGAAGATATCAAGAAAAAGATCAAAGCCATAAGTCAAGACGTGGAGTCCAAG GTGTCCAACGCAATGGGGGAGGAGATCTGCCGTCTCCACGTAATCGTCGATGAGTTCCAAGCTGACTTCCACCCCTCACCTCATGTCCTCAAGATCTACAAGTCT GAGCTGCTATCTCACGTGGAGGAGGGAATGGGCAAGAACCTGGCCTTCCGCTGCTCTGACGCCGTGAACGCTTCTGTCCAGTCCTCGCAGAGTTACATGATAG AGAGCATGCTCCCTCTGCTTCCCTCTACGGTCAAGAGCCAAGTCAACATGCTGGTACCCAGCAGGAAGTTTGACTTGAGTTACGACCTAAACTGCGCCACACTCTGCAATGACTTCCAGGAGAACATTGAGTTTCAGTTTTCGTTGGGCTGGACATCGTTGGTCCACCGTTTCCTGGGATCTGACAATGCACAGAGAGCGCTCAGACTGATGGACCAGAACTTCCAG GCCTCTCGACCAGCACTGCCCCTGGCCCACACACCCTCCTCAGGACCCCCCTCCACCATATCTCAACCCAACCACGAGACAGCCCTCATGACCCAGGAGGACCTTATGGTAGCTATGGCAACCAATGTGGCTTCCCTCACCTCTCGCACTTCAATGAGTGTTATCATCGTCGGAGGAGTG gtgTGGAGAACTGTCGGCTGGAGGCTGATTGCCCTGTCGGCCTCGCTGTACGGCTTGTTGTACCTGTATGAGCGACTAACCTGGACCACAAAAGCAAAGGAGCGAGCTCTGAAGCGGCAATTTGTTGACTACGCAACCgagaagctgcagctcatcGTCAGCTTCACTAGTAGTAACTGCAGCCACCAGGTCCAACA GGAGATGGCTACGACCTTTGCTCGGCTCTGTCAGCAGGTGGACCAGACGCAGAAAGAGCTGGAGGCAGAAATCAGCCAACTGACAGCCAAGATAGATCAGCTGGAGACCGTCCAGAGCTGCTCCAAGAGCCTGCG acatAAAGCCACTGACCTGGAGAAGCAGTTGGAGGCATTCACAAACCAGTACCTGCAGCCTCAGCAGTGA